A stretch of the Psychroserpens sp. Hel_I_66 genome encodes the following:
- a CDS encoding lytic transglycosylase domain-containing protein — translation MKIIKNILAAIGLVCLSGLFIFAVQSDNISTEKPVSDSEVSNSQQLVNDYNVYAIPIPDDLNFAGEKMPLEDPDILERMDRELLVNTYWQSNGLLMFKRAEKYFPIIEPILKKNGIPEDFKYLAVIESGLTNAVSPAGARGVWQIMPATGRENGLEVNSNVDERYHLEMATEVACKYLLKSKQDLGSWTLAAAAYNAGNAGVSRRLEEQDVKDYYDLLLGEETGRYIFRIVALKEILSHPKKYGFNFTSEDLYKTIPTYKVEVDTAVTDFTKFAQRYGINYKILKIHNPWLREPKLNNSSRKKYFIEIPKEGYYPSKP, via the coding sequence ATGAAAATTATAAAAAATATATTGGCAGCTATTGGTTTAGTTTGCTTATCAGGACTCTTTATTTTCGCAGTCCAGTCTGATAATATCTCAACGGAAAAACCTGTTTCAGACAGTGAAGTTTCAAACTCACAACAACTAGTTAACGATTACAATGTTTATGCAATACCTATTCCAGACGATTTAAATTTTGCAGGTGAAAAAATGCCTTTAGAGGATCCAGACATTTTAGAACGAATGGATAGAGAGTTATTGGTAAATACTTACTGGCAATCAAACGGATTGTTAATGTTTAAACGTGCAGAAAAGTATTTCCCAATTATTGAGCCAATTCTCAAAAAAAATGGTATTCCAGAAGATTTTAAATATTTAGCAGTGATTGAAAGCGGTTTAACGAATGCTGTTTCTCCTGCTGGAGCAAGAGGCGTATGGCAAATTATGCCAGCAACAGGAAGAGAGAATGGTCTAGAGGTAAACAGCAATGTAGACGAACGCTATCATTTAGAGATGGCCACTGAGGTTGCTTGCAAATACTTGCTAAAATCAAAACAAGACTTAGGGTCTTGGACGCTCGCTGCTGCTGCTTATAACGCTGGAAACGCGGGAGTTTCCAGACGTCTAGAAGAACAAGACGTAAAAGATTATTATGATCTATTATTGGGAGAAGAAACAGGTCGTTATATTTTTAGGATCGTTGCTCTAAAAGAAATTTTGAGCCACCCAAAAAAGTACGGTTTTAATTTTACTTCGGAAGATTTATACAAAACAATCCCAACCTATAAAGTAGAAGTTGACACAGCTGTAACAGATTTTACAAAGTTTGCTCAACGCTACGGGATTAATTATAAAATTTTAAAAATCCATAATCCTTGGTTAAGAGAACCAAAACTTAACAACTCCTCAAGAAAAAAATATTTTATTGAAATCCCTAAAGAAGGTTATTACCCTTCAAAACCGTAA
- a CDS encoding alpha/beta hydrolase codes for MQQETIHVYLMPGMAANPTIFEHIKLPEKQFEIHWLEWIMPNQGESLESYAKRMILNIKEENVVLLGVSFGGILVQEMSKYMNLRKLFVVSSIKSKHELPKRLKVMKFTKAYKILPTQLVSNIDVLAKYAFGETITKRIELYKKYLSVNDKQYLDWAIENVIEWDQEEPNEDAIYIQGDNDAVFPHSCVGNCIIIPGGTHIMVINKYKWFNENLPKLILD; via the coding sequence ATGCAACAAGAAACTATACATGTATATTTAATGCCAGGAATGGCAGCAAACCCTACGATTTTTGAGCATATAAAACTTCCTGAAAAACAGTTCGAAATCCATTGGCTTGAATGGATAATGCCCAACCAAGGTGAATCTTTAGAGTCTTATGCAAAGCGAATGATCTTGAATATAAAAGAAGAAAACGTCGTTTTGCTTGGTGTTTCGTTTGGCGGAATATTAGTTCAGGAAATGAGTAAGTACATGAACTTAAGAAAATTGTTTGTTGTTTCCAGTATTAAGTCCAAGCACGAGCTGCCAAAAAGATTAAAAGTCATGAAATTTACTAAGGCCTATAAAATTTTGCCTACTCAGTTGGTTTCTAATATAGATGTTTTGGCAAAGTATGCCTTTGGCGAAACGATTACAAAACGTATTGAATTGTATAAAAAATATTTATCTGTTAATGATAAACAATATTTAGATTGGGCTATAGAGAATGTCATAGAATGGGATCAAGAAGAGCCCAACGAGGACGCTATATATATACAGGGAGATAACGATGCTGTGTTTCCTCACTCTTGTGTTGGTAACTGTATAATAATACCGGGCGGAACTCACATCATGGTGATCAATAAATACAAATGGTTTAACGAAAATTTACCAAAACTAATCTTAGACTAA
- a CDS encoding GNAT family N-acetyltransferase: MIDAAELTDNDFLRQFELKVQDGLAIIEYSSQDRKIFLTKLIIPESVTDENFEEDFLTLVFDHIAESNLSVVPTSPEIAKFIRRHRKYKKMLPVGIRI; this comes from the coding sequence ATGATTGATGCTGCTGAATTAACAGATAATGACTTTTTACGTCAATTTGAGTTAAAGGTTCAAGATGGACTTGCAATTATTGAATATTCCAGTCAAGATCGAAAGATCTTTTTAACTAAATTGATTATTCCCGAATCGGTAACAGATGAGAATTTTGAAGAAGATTTTTTAACCTTGGTTTTTGATCACATCGCAGAGAGTAACTTGAGCGTTGTCCCTACTAGCCCAGAAATCGCAAAATTTATTAGGCGACATAGAAAATATAAAAAAATGCTCCCTGTTGGCATTAGAATATAA